One segment of Clostridium saccharoperbutylacetonicum N1-4(HMT) DNA contains the following:
- the dnaE gene encoding DNA polymerase III subunit alpha, translating to MRYALLHNHTKFSIKDSLTPPVEYVKAINEYNNSNGEHEIVAFALTDNSNMYGLIDYHKACIEQVENNICKKLKPIYGNEIYHIDSYIDIAKLKYEEIYHLVLLAANEEGLENLYAITTEAGIHKVKLPSYEMPSAEEGYLEEHGRGIIALSGGLYSKIGHFIINDQYEEAKDLALYFQNIFDEFYLEILPYDDCDEVMCINRALLKIHKETGLPLVITGDTHYIYKEDKEYQDILKSINNMEVSKVNSHMRTPEEMISWCKGNDIPLEAVENTGKIADKCNVDITPKGTKSLMPSFKCPKGYTPNSYLKKEMFLGFKKKFLLGKKTSSIKKYIKRLNYEYTIITSMGYSSYFLILWDWCRYCKNNDILLGPGRGSCTGSLIAYCLDITNIDPVKNNLIFERFLNPERMDEPDIDTDVSSVDRKEAIEYFQNKYGIEYVCQIAAFNKYKIKSAIKAVLARNNGYDNKFKNDITRNIPDFLGGESVTYELLEDIKKNPYNHNKLSQREINQAAIIYDKLQKLFARDRKLERAVKKLCGGISKVSIHAGGVVISSQKIKKHMPLMVGSESAVLLVSQFNMEGIHYLHGLKIDVLGLKSLSIIKEAMKTIGLERRWFQSDDTNDEKVYRFLRNGNTKNIFQMSKYVATQMIRDFKVSDLDGLSTVNACNRPGPLAKGVDGKSMVDKYKAAVMGRDIENNLIDSVGKDTKGVLIYQEQLIKLGQVMAGYSLGNADLRIRKTIAKKDKGRIAEIRNEFVYGKQSLFNEKGEVCGISKEPSKYCVGALRLGFSEEEALRVFKNIETSAAYCFNKSHSYAYAFLAYKTAWLSLYYPAEYAAACMNFYAMDGKTEEITKTLGEVKQRHIKIFPPDINESKADFNVGLNNGDKSIRFGLLGIKEIGKTVLDSVRVLIKIDGPFTSFDDFLKRTLDDVNNGTLRKELSKNYANVTRKRDKNGKIVINVRNPFSKRNVTALIKAGAFDRFELNRYKLFNDFIKFRNKKKELESELLEEKNFNREKKLQWELETLGYNASGDVRS from the coding sequence ATGAGATACGCATTGCTTCACAATCATACTAAGTTTTCAATAAAGGATTCTCTAACTCCTCCAGTAGAGTATGTTAAGGCTATTAATGAATATAATAATTCCAATGGAGAGCATGAAATAGTGGCCTTTGCTTTAACTGATAATTCAAATATGTATGGATTAATAGATTATCATAAGGCCTGCATAGAACAAGTGGAGAATAATATTTGTAAAAAATTGAAGCCTATTTATGGAAATGAAATCTATCATATTGATAGTTACATTGACATAGCAAAATTAAAATATGAAGAAATATATCATTTGGTTCTTCTTGCAGCAAATGAGGAAGGGTTAGAAAATTTGTATGCAATAACCACAGAGGCAGGAATACATAAAGTAAAACTTCCTTCTTATGAAATGCCATCAGCTGAGGAAGGTTATTTGGAGGAGCATGGAAGAGGGATTATAGCCTTAAGTGGTGGATTATACAGCAAAATAGGGCATTTTATTATAAATGATCAATATGAAGAAGCAAAGGATTTAGCCTTATATTTTCAAAATATTTTTGATGAATTTTACTTAGAAATATTGCCTTATGATGATTGTGATGAAGTAATGTGCATAAATAGAGCTCTATTAAAAATTCATAAGGAAACTGGTTTGCCTTTGGTGATTACGGGAGACACTCATTATATTTATAAAGAAGATAAAGAATATCAGGATATTTTAAAATCTATAAATAATATGGAAGTTTCTAAGGTAAATAGCCATATGAGAACTCCTGAAGAGATGATAAGCTGGTGCAAAGGAAATGATATCCCCCTCGAAGCAGTTGAAAATACAGGAAAGATTGCTGATAAGTGCAATGTGGATATTACTCCAAAGGGTACAAAAAGCCTTATGCCATCCTTTAAGTGTCCAAAGGGATATACTCCTAATAGTTATTTAAAAAAGGAAATGTTTTTAGGGTTTAAAAAGAAATTTTTATTAGGAAAGAAGACAAGCTCCATAAAAAAATATATTAAAAGACTAAATTATGAATATACAATAATTACATCTATGGGATACAGTAGTTATTTTTTAATATTGTGGGATTGGTGTCGATATTGTAAAAATAATGATATTCTTTTAGGACCAGGAAGAGGTTCTTGTACTGGAAGTTTAATTGCTTACTGTTTAGATATAACAAATATTGATCCTGTTAAAAATAATCTTATTTTTGAAAGGTTTTTAAATCCTGAAAGAATGGATGAGCCAGATATAGACACAGATGTATCTAGTGTAGACAGGAAAGAGGCTATTGAATATTTTCAAAACAAATATGGAATTGAATATGTCTGCCAGATTGCAGCTTTTAATAAGTATAAAATAAAAAGTGCAATCAAAGCAGTTTTGGCAAGAAACAATGGCTATGATAATAAATTTAAGAATGATATTACAAGGAATATCCCAGATTTTTTAGGCGGGGAAAGTGTGACCTATGAGCTCTTAGAAGATATTAAAAAAAATCCCTATAATCATAACAAGTTATCACAAAGAGAAATTAATCAAGCAGCTATTATTTATGATAAGCTTCAAAAGTTATTTGCTAGAGACAGGAAGCTTGAAAGGGCTGTAAAAAAGCTATGCGGTGGAATAAGCAAAGTGAGTATTCACGCAGGAGGAGTTGTTATTTCATCTCAAAAAATAAAAAAGCACATGCCTCTTATGGTTGGTAGTGAATCTGCTGTTTTATTGGTATCTCAATTTAATATGGAAGGAATTCATTATCTTCATGGCTTGAAGATTGATGTTCTTGGATTAAAGTCGTTGAGCATTATAAAAGAAGCTATGAAGACTATAGGACTTGAAAGAAGATGGTTTCAAAGTGATGATACAAATGACGAAAAAGTTTACCGCTTTTTAAGGAATGGAAATACAAAGAATATATTTCAAATGTCTAAATATGTGGCAACACAAATGATAAGAGACTTTAAGGTATCGGATTTAGATGGACTCAGTACAGTAAATGCCTGCAATCGCCCAGGGCCTTTAGCTAAAGGTGTTGATGGAAAATCAATGGTTGATAAATATAAGGCTGCAGTTATGGGAAGAGATATAGAAAATAATTTAATAGATTCTGTAGGCAAAGACACGAAAGGTGTTTTGATTTATCAGGAACAACTTATAAAACTTGGACAAGTTATGGCTGGTTACAGTCTTGGAAATGCAGACTTGAGAATAAGAAAGACCATAGCCAAAAAGGATAAGGGAAGGATAGCAGAAATTAGAAATGAATTTGTTTATGGAAAACAGTCCTTATTTAATGAAAAAGGAGAGGTATGCGGAATTTCAAAGGAACCTTCAAAGTATTGCGTTGGCGCATTAAGGCTTGGTTTTTCGGAAGAAGAAGCTTTAAGGGTTTTTAAAAATATAGAAACTTCTGCAGCATACTGTTTTAATAAATCCCATTCTTATGCCTATGCATTTTTAGCCTATAAGACAGCTTGGCTTAGTTTATATTATCCAGCAGAATATGCAGCAGCATGTATGAATTTTTATGCTATGGATGGAAAAACAGAAGAGATTACAAAAACCTTAGGAGAGGTTAAACAGAGACATATTAAAATTTTTCCTCCTGATATAAATGAATCTAAGGCAGATTTTAATGTTGGTTTAAACAATGGAGATAAAAGTATAAGGTTTGGTCTTCTTGGAATAAAAGAAATTGGAAAAACTGTACTTGATTCAGTTAGAGTTTTAATAAAAATTGATGGACCTTTTACTTCTTTTGATGATTTTTTAAAAAGGACTTTAGATGATGTAAATAATGGTACCTTAAGAAAAGAACTTAGTAAAAACTATGCTAATGTCACACGAAAGCGTGATAAAAATGGAAAAATAGTGATAAATGTGAGAAATCCATTCTCTAAAAGAAATGTGACAGCACTTATTAAAGCTGGAGCTTTTGATAGGTTTGAACTTAACAGATACAAATTATTTAACGATTTTATAAAGTTTAGAAATAAAAAGAAGGAATTAGAAAGTGAGTTATTAGAAGAAAAAAACTTTAATAGAGAGAAAAAATTACAATGGGAGTTAGAAACTTTGGGATATAATGCTTCAGGAGACGTAAGATCATGA
- a CDS encoding co-chaperone GroES yields the protein MKVFGARCIVKEEKQGEETVSGIIIPGKDKEPTYVGRVIAVGDGALLENGERVSMQVKEGDRIAYTTFSGSPIKNGDDEFIILNERDILCVLED from the coding sequence ATGAAGGTTTTTGGAGCAAGATGCATCGTAAAGGAAGAAAAGCAAGGGGAGGAAACTGTTTCTGGAATCATAATTCCAGGTAAGGATAAAGAACCTACTTATGTTGGAAGAGTTATAGCTGTTGGTGATGGGGCTCTTCTTGAAAATGGTGAAAGAGTTTCTATGCAGGTTAAAGAAGGAGATAGAATTGCATATACTACCTTTTCAGGTTCTCCAATAAAAAATGGAGATGATGAATTTATAATATTAAATGAAAGAGATATACTTTGTGTACTAGAAGATTAG